One genomic region from Oryzomonas sagensis encodes:
- the lpdA gene encoding dihydrolipoyl dehydrogenase gives MSDHIFDLIVIGAGPGGYVAAIRATQLGMKVAVVEKRDALGGVCLNEGCIPSKALLDSSEFFAVARDRFPVHGIDIAPPQLNLEAMMRRKDDVVKKNTDGIAYLFKKNEIEWVRGTGRLVGRNALGRHEVEVALAEATGPAGQQSLPPDAATSVKLQAQRVLLATGSEAATLPGIPFDGQVVVSAREALCFDELPQHLVVAGGSFIGLELGSVWRRLGAQVTVIEMMPQIVPIMDRQAGDTLYRSLRKQGIEFKLGTRISGVRRIGSKAIVQYNAGTGSEEIDCDRLLVAVGRRPLTAGLNLEEVGVRLDEKGRVAVDGDYQTSVPGIYAIGDLVPGPMLAHKASEEGVACVERMAGKVAAVEYEYIPGVVYTWPEGATVGQTEEQLKEAGIPYRSGRFNFAALGRARCMDETEGFVKILAHQDTDRVLGVHIVGPRASDLIAEAVAIMSFGGTARDIALICHAHPTLPEAVREAALDVHKEAIHA, from the coding sequence ATGTCCGATCACATATTCGATCTTATCGTCATCGGCGCCGGGCCGGGCGGCTATGTGGCCGCCATCCGCGCCACGCAACTGGGGATGAAGGTCGCCGTTGTCGAAAAACGCGATGCCTTGGGTGGCGTCTGTCTGAACGAGGGGTGCATCCCCAGCAAGGCTCTGCTGGACTCCAGCGAATTTTTTGCCGTGGCGCGGGATCGCTTTCCCGTGCACGGCATCGACATCGCTCCGCCCCAACTCAACCTGGAAGCCATGATGCGCCGTAAGGACGACGTGGTCAAAAAGAACACCGACGGTATCGCCTACCTCTTCAAGAAGAACGAGATCGAGTGGGTTCGCGGCACAGGAAGGCTTGTGGGGCGCAACGCCCTTGGCCGCCACGAGGTCGAAGTGGCGCTCGCGGAGGCAACGGGGCCCGCCGGTCAGCAGAGCCTGCCGCCGGACGCCGCAACGAGCGTGAAGCTCCAGGCCCAGCGGGTACTGCTGGCGACCGGCAGCGAGGCTGCCACGCTCCCCGGCATCCCCTTTGACGGGCAGGTGGTGGTCAGCGCCCGCGAGGCGCTCTGCTTCGACGAACTTCCCCAACACCTGGTGGTTGCCGGGGGCAGCTTTATCGGCCTGGAGCTCGGGTCGGTCTGGCGCCGCCTGGGGGCCCAGGTAACAGTGATAGAGATGATGCCCCAGATCGTGCCGATCATGGACCGGCAGGCGGGAGACACCCTCTATCGATCCCTGCGCAAACAGGGCATCGAGTTCAAGTTGGGGACGCGCATCTCCGGGGTGCGCCGCATCGGCAGCAAGGCCATTGTCCAGTACAACGCCGGTACCGGCAGCGAGGAGATCGATTGCGACCGTCTGCTGGTGGCCGTTGGCCGCCGCCCTCTGACGGCCGGGCTCAATCTGGAAGAGGTCGGGGTACGGCTGGACGAGAAGGGGAGGGTGGCGGTGGACGGGGATTACCAAACCTCCGTACCGGGTATCTACGCCATAGGGGACCTGGTCCCCGGCCCGATGCTGGCCCACAAAGCGTCGGAAGAGGGAGTGGCCTGCGTGGAACGCATGGCGGGCAAGGTAGCGGCGGTGGAGTACGAATATATCCCCGGCGTGGTCTATACCTGGCCGGAAGGCGCCACGGTCGGCCAGACCGAGGAACAACTCAAGGAGGCCGGTATCCCTTACCGGAGCGGCCGGTTCAACTTTGCCGCCCTTGGCCGGGCGCGCTGCATGGATGAAACGGAGGGGTTCGTCAAGATCCTGGCCCATCAGGATACGGACCGGGTTCTGGGGGTGCATATCGTCGGACCGCGGGCCTCGGACCTGATTGCCGAGGCGGTCGCCATCATGAGTTTCGGCGGCACGGCCCGTGATATCGCCCTGATCTGCCATGCCCACCCGACTCTGCCCGAGGCGGTGCGGGAGGCGGCGCTGGATGTGCACAAGGAGGCGATTCACGCCTGA
- a CDS encoding aconitate hydratase, producing MAQNLATKILEHHLVEGELVPGREIAIRIDHTLLQDATGTMAMLEFIAMGLPRVKVGLAAQYIDHNLLQTDYKNADDHAFLTSAAMKYGVHLSKPGNGVSHQVHLERFGVPGITLLGADSHSPTAAGISVLAIGAGGLDVALAMAGHPFYLPCPKVMGVKLVGRLPDWVSGKDVILEMLRRHTVKGGVGKVIEYYGPGVATLSATDRATIGNMGAELGATSSIFPSDERTREFLVSQGRGDCWRPLAADEGATYDEYDEIDLSALEPLIACPSSPDNVVTVREVEGVKVDQVLVGSSVNSSFRDLMTVCRILEGQRIAPQVSFHINPGSRQVLENVADQGGVVTLLMAGASIHQSGCLGCIGMGQAPGTDQVSLRTFPRNFPGRSGTKGDKVYLCSPETAAAAGIYGVITDPRKLSTIKAYPAVRNPSTYLLDDSGIIFPLEDTASVEIKTGPNIVPFPEFEALPDTLQAEVVIKLEDNVSTDHIMPAGNKVLPLRSNIPAIAEHVFEQVDPEFPARAKAAGNGVVVGGENYGQGSSREHAALAPRYLGIRAKLAKSFARIHKANLVNFGILPLTFKNPADYDLFNQGDRVSFSDLRRLVGSGAEDVPMQVGDKQVMMQLNISERQRRELLAGGTLNYVRQSNHK from the coding sequence ATGGCACAGAACCTTGCGACCAAAATACTCGAACATCATCTGGTGGAGGGGGAACTGGTCCCCGGCCGGGAGATTGCCATCCGTATCGACCACACGCTGTTGCAGGATGCCACCGGCACCATGGCCATGCTGGAGTTCATCGCCATGGGGCTGCCTCGGGTCAAGGTCGGGCTGGCGGCCCAGTATATCGATCACAACCTGCTGCAAACCGACTATAAAAACGCCGACGACCACGCCTTTCTGACCAGCGCCGCCATGAAGTACGGCGTGCACCTGTCCAAGCCGGGCAACGGTGTTTCTCATCAGGTGCATCTTGAACGCTTCGGCGTGCCGGGCATCACGCTCCTGGGGGCCGATTCCCACTCCCCCACGGCTGCCGGCATATCGGTGCTGGCCATCGGGGCCGGCGGTCTGGACGTAGCCCTGGCCATGGCCGGCCACCCCTTTTACCTCCCCTGTCCCAAAGTGATGGGGGTCAAGCTGGTGGGGCGCCTGCCCGACTGGGTTTCGGGCAAGGATGTCATCCTGGAGATGCTCCGCCGCCACACGGTCAAGGGCGGGGTGGGCAAGGTTATCGAATACTACGGCCCGGGCGTGGCCACGCTTTCGGCTACCGATCGCGCCACCATCGGCAACATGGGGGCGGAACTGGGCGCCACCTCCTCGATCTTTCCCTCGGACGAGCGGACACGGGAGTTTCTGGTCTCCCAGGGGAGGGGCGATTGCTGGCGACCCCTGGCCGCGGACGAGGGAGCGACCTACGACGAATACGACGAGATCGACCTGTCGGCGCTGGAACCGCTGATCGCCTGCCCGTCGTCGCCGGACAACGTCGTGACGGTACGGGAGGTTGAGGGAGTCAAGGTAGACCAAGTGCTGGTGGGGAGTTCGGTCAATTCCTCGTTCCGCGACCTGATGACCGTCTGCCGCATCCTGGAAGGGCAGCGCATTGCGCCCCAGGTGTCGTTCCACATCAACCCGGGCAGCCGCCAGGTTTTGGAAAACGTGGCCGATCAGGGCGGTGTGGTGACGTTGCTGATGGCCGGGGCGAGCATTCACCAGTCCGGCTGTCTGGGCTGCATCGGCATGGGGCAGGCGCCGGGCACCGACCAGGTTTCGTTGCGCACCTTCCCGCGCAACTTCCCGGGCAGGAGCGGCACCAAGGGGGACAAGGTCTATCTCTGCTCCCCGGAGACCGCCGCTGCCGCCGGTATTTACGGCGTGATCACCGATCCGCGCAAGCTGTCGACCATCAAGGCCTATCCGGCGGTGCGGAACCCCTCCACATATCTGCTGGACGATTCCGGCATCATCTTCCCCCTGGAGGATACCGCCTCCGTCGAGATCAAGACCGGCCCCAACATCGTGCCGTTCCCGGAATTCGAAGCGCTGCCGGATACGTTGCAGGCAGAGGTGGTCATTAAATTGGAGGATAATGTCAGCACCGACCACATCATGCCTGCCGGCAACAAGGTACTGCCGCTGCGCAGCAACATCCCGGCCATCGCCGAGCATGTCTTCGAACAGGTTGACCCGGAATTTCCGGCCCGGGCCAAGGCGGCCGGCAACGGGGTGGTCGTGGGGGGCGAGAACTACGGCCAAGGGTCGTCCCGGGAGCATGCCGCCCTTGCGCCGCGCTACCTGGGGATACGCGCCAAGCTGGCCAAGAGCTTCGCCCGCATCCACAAGGCCAACCTGGTCAACTTCGGCATCCTGCCGCTGACCTTCAAGAACCCGGCCGATTACGATCTGTTCAACCAGGGGGACCGGGTCTCCTTCTCGGACCTGCGGCGTCTGGTGGGGAGCGGCGCCGAGGATGTGCCGATGCAGGTTGGGGACAAACAGGTCATGATGCAGTTGAATATCTCCGAGCGCCAGCGCCGGGAGTTGCTGGCCGGGGGGACATTGAATTACGTGCGGCAGAGCAACCATAAGTAA
- a CDS encoding indolepyruvate oxidoreductase subunit beta, with the protein MTSQQLIISGVGGQGILFITRLLAETAIAKELPVLTSETHGMAQRGGIVISHLKVGTFSSPLVRPGQADGLIALKPGNMKLHHPFLKPDGWITANAVEPSPLAGVVTIDADTLALQLGNPQAVNLIVLGRALSMGRFFCTKDEVAKVLRRKLNGKPAVLEGALAALAAGTGAA; encoded by the coding sequence ATGACATCCCAACAGTTGATTATCTCCGGGGTAGGGGGGCAGGGAATCCTCTTCATCACCCGGCTCCTGGCGGAAACCGCCATTGCCAAGGAGTTGCCGGTGTTGACCTCCGAGACCCACGGCATGGCCCAGCGGGGCGGCATCGTCATCTCCCACCTCAAGGTCGGGACATTCTCCAGTCCCCTGGTGCGTCCGGGCCAGGCCGACGGCTTGATCGCCCTCAAGCCGGGGAATATGAAACTTCACCATCCCTTTCTGAAGCCGGACGGCTGGATAACGGCCAATGCCGTGGAGCCATCCCCCTTGGCCGGGGTTGTTACCATCGATGCCGACACGCTGGCCCTGCAACTGGGTAACCCCCAGGCGGTCAACCTGATCGTCCTCGGTCGCGCCCTGTCCATGGGCCGTTTTTTTTGTACGAAGGATGAAGTGGCCAAAGTGCTTCGGCGAAAATTAAACGGCAAACCCGCCGTGCTGGAAGGGGCCCTGGCAGCCCTTGCCGCCGGTACCGGCGCGGCCTGA
- a CDS encoding thiamine pyrophosphate-dependent enzyme, with amino-acid sequence MPEQQPILMQGNEAMARGLVENGCVVAASYPGTPASEILSAVDTWRKAEGANMHVEWAVNEKVAFEIAYAASQSGLRAATAMKQVGLNVASDPLMSAAYLGTVGGFVVISADDPGPHSSQTEQDSRLVAMQAKIPVLDPSSPAEAREMAGLAFQLSEEFGVPVMLRPTTRVCHASQDILLRPVQDLQRAADFRKDPKRWAATPKFRYELHVKLNQTLSRIAAYGPTAPRCLNRDPGTRRAVVASGVSAAHAREVASASGLWDSFAFYQVLQPYPLHIAFVEELRSAYDEVLVLEETVGVIEMQLRDYRRVQGKLSGFVPEAGELLPETIERLLPRFAGRPLPELPEAAPAAGKRPTLCPGCPHRASFYAIKKAAPTGIYPSDIGCYTLGVNLGGVDTVLCMGAAIGQAAGFYQAYRVTGQPRDIVATIGDSTFFHAGIPPLIDAVVQGARFVLVILDNSTTAMTGNQPTPSLGTPAGQAVDIASIVAGCGVKFCRSADPLNLPAFTALLKEAQAFSRDLGVAVVIAKSPCLVDKSVRHAKRPQAVVDAACTGCRYCTSQFECPALVYDEVSGKVLVDVMICSGCGVCLDVCPVKAIRQEGGKP; translated from the coding sequence GTGCCGGAACAACAACCGATATTGATGCAGGGAAACGAGGCCATGGCCCGCGGTCTGGTGGAGAACGGCTGCGTGGTGGCCGCTTCCTACCCGGGGACGCCCGCCTCCGAGATCCTTTCCGCCGTCGACACCTGGCGCAAGGCCGAGGGGGCGAACATGCACGTGGAGTGGGCGGTCAACGAAAAGGTGGCCTTCGAGATCGCCTATGCCGCCAGCCAGAGCGGGCTGCGCGCCGCCACCGCCATGAAGCAGGTGGGCCTGAACGTCGCCTCCGACCCGTTGATGAGCGCCGCCTATCTCGGTACGGTGGGCGGTTTCGTGGTGATCAGCGCCGACGATCCCGGCCCCCATTCGTCCCAGACCGAGCAGGACTCCCGCCTGGTGGCCATGCAGGCCAAGATCCCGGTTCTTGACCCCTCTTCCCCGGCCGAGGCGCGGGAGATGGCCGGCCTGGCCTTCCAACTGTCCGAGGAGTTCGGGGTGCCGGTGATGCTGCGCCCCACCACCCGGGTCTGTCACGCCAGCCAGGACATCCTTCTCCGTCCCGTCCAGGATCTGCAACGCGCAGCCGATTTCCGCAAAGACCCCAAACGCTGGGCCGCCACCCCAAAATTCCGATATGAATTACACGTCAAACTCAACCAGACCTTGTCACGGATCGCCGCCTATGGGCCGACCGCGCCCCGCTGCCTGAACCGTGATCCCGGGACCCGCCGTGCCGTGGTTGCCTCCGGCGTATCGGCCGCCCATGCGCGGGAGGTGGCGAGCGCTTCCGGCCTTTGGGACTCCTTTGCCTTCTACCAGGTCCTCCAGCCCTATCCGCTGCACATCGCCTTTGTGGAGGAGCTCCGCTCCGCCTACGACGAGGTGCTGGTGCTGGAGGAAACCGTCGGGGTGATCGAGATGCAGCTTCGCGACTACCGGCGGGTGCAGGGCAAGCTTTCCGGTTTTGTTCCCGAGGCGGGAGAACTGCTGCCCGAGACGATCGAGCGGCTTCTGCCCCGGTTTGCCGGCAGGCCGCTGCCGGAACTGCCCGAAGCGGCTCCGGCGGCGGGCAAGCGCCCGACCCTCTGCCCCGGCTGTCCGCACCGGGCCAGCTTCTATGCCATCAAGAAGGCTGCGCCCACGGGAATCTACCCCAGCGACATCGGCTGTTATACCCTGGGGGTCAATCTGGGGGGCGTGGACACGGTCCTGTGCATGGGAGCCGCCATCGGCCAGGCTGCCGGATTCTACCAGGCCTACCGGGTGACCGGCCAACCACGCGACATTGTTGCCACCATCGGCGACTCCACCTTTTTTCACGCCGGCATCCCCCCCCTGATCGACGCCGTGGTACAGGGGGCCCGCTTCGTCCTGGTGATCCTGGACAACAGCACCACCGCCATGACCGGCAACCAGCCGACCCCCTCCCTGGGTACCCCCGCAGGCCAAGCGGTGGATATCGCCTCGATTGTTGCGGGTTGCGGCGTGAAATTCTGCCGTAGCGCCGACCCACTGAATCTGCCGGCCTTCACCGCCCTGCTCAAGGAAGCGCAGGCCTTTTCCCGAGACCTGGGGGTGGCGGTCGTGATTGCCAAGAGCCCCTGCCTGGTGGACAAGAGCGTACGGCACGCCAAGCGTCCCCAGGCGGTTGTGGATGCCGCATGCACCGGATGCCGGTACTGCACCAGCCAGTTCGAGTGTCCGGCTTTGGTCTACGATGAGGTCAGCGGCAAGGTCCTGGTGGACGTCATGATCTGTAGCGGCTGCGGGGTATGTCTCGATGTCTGCCCGGTGAAGGCGATCCGTCAGGAAGGAGGGAAGCCATGA
- the pyk gene encoding pyruvate kinase, with the protein MPRTAVAVHKTKIVATLGPASSSPDMVARLISAGVDIFRLNFSHGDNAQKQELIHTIRQASEKAGRQIGILADLQGPKIRTGKMANDAMTLTKGQEVVITTEDILGRDGLIPTIYRSLPTDVHPGSRILLDDGLMELKVVAIDGERVRCTVVTGGVLKNNKGINLPGVNVSAPSLTEKDLADLDFALDAEVDFVALSFVRTAEDVEQIKRIIYLKGKNTPVVAKIEKPEALQNFKKILQATDAVMVARGDLGVEIEAEKVPVFQKKIIQACNEAGKPVITATQMLDSMIRNPRPTRAETSDVANAIVDGTDAIMLSAETASGDYPIEAVETMVRIAQDVENADFWSTVDKSLSTPSIAQAVAESACRAAASLGAKTIAVFTQSGSTAALISHFRPHIPIIAYTASPEIQRRLSIYWGVSATGIGSMADMHQQIMAVERNMLAAGYRKGDIIVIIMGLPVEARGSTNLMKVHKLGTGEFFEIY; encoded by the coding sequence ATGCCAAGAACCGCAGTCGCAGTACACAAAACCAAGATCGTAGCCACCCTCGGCCCGGCCAGTTCGTCGCCCGACATGGTGGCCCGGCTCATATCGGCCGGAGTGGATATCTTTCGTCTCAATTTTTCCCACGGCGACAACGCCCAGAAACAGGAGCTGATCCATACCATCAGGCAGGCCTCCGAAAAGGCGGGGCGCCAGATCGGCATCCTGGCCGACCTGCAAGGGCCCAAGATCAGGACCGGCAAGATGGCGAACGATGCCATGACCCTGACCAAGGGACAGGAGGTGGTCATCACCACCGAGGACATCCTCGGCCGCGACGGCCTTATTCCCACGATCTACCGTTCCCTCCCCACGGATGTGCATCCCGGATCGCGTATCCTTCTGGACGATGGCCTGATGGAGTTGAAGGTCGTGGCCATCGATGGGGAGCGGGTCCGTTGCACGGTGGTGACCGGCGGCGTGCTGAAGAACAACAAGGGGATCAACCTGCCGGGCGTGAATGTCTCGGCCCCCTCCCTGACCGAGAAAGACCTGGCTGACCTGGACTTTGCCCTCGATGCCGAGGTGGATTTCGTGGCGCTCTCGTTCGTGCGGACCGCCGAGGATGTGGAGCAGATCAAGCGGATCATCTACCTGAAGGGGAAAAACACGCCGGTCGTGGCCAAGATCGAAAAGCCCGAGGCGCTGCAGAATTTCAAGAAGATCCTCCAGGCGACGGATGCCGTCATGGTGGCCCGCGGCGACCTGGGGGTGGAGATCGAGGCCGAGAAGGTGCCGGTCTTCCAGAAAAAGATCATTCAGGCCTGCAATGAGGCCGGCAAGCCGGTCATCACCGCCACCCAGATGCTGGACTCCATGATCCGCAATCCGCGGCCGACGAGGGCCGAGACGTCCGATGTGGCCAACGCCATTGTGGACGGCACCGATGCGATCATGCTTTCCGCCGAAACCGCCTCCGGCGATTACCCGATCGAGGCGGTGGAGACCATGGTCCGCATCGCTCAGGATGTGGAGAACGCCGATTTCTGGAGTACCGTGGATAAAAGCCTGTCAACGCCCAGCATTGCCCAGGCGGTCGCCGAATCGGCATGCCGGGCGGCCGCCAGCCTGGGGGCCAAGACCATCGCCGTCTTCACCCAATCGGGCAGCACGGCGGCGCTCATCTCCCATTTTCGCCCCCATATCCCGATCATCGCCTATACCGCATCGCCGGAGATTCAGCGGCGGCTCTCCATCTACTGGGGGGTAAGCGCCACCGGCATCGGCAGCATGGCGGACATGCACCAGCAGATCATGGCGGTTGAACGCAACATGCTGGCGGCCGGTTACCGCAAGGGGGACATTATCGTCATCATCATGGGGCTGCCGGTGGAGGCGCGCGGTTCCACCAATCTGATGAAGGTGCACAAGCTGGGAACCGGTGAATTCTTCGAGATTTACTGA